Sequence from the Fulvivirga ligni genome:
GTTAATAGATATCCAGACCCATATCAGAGAGCCATTAAAGAAAAGTTAGCTCCAATCAAAGGCGTTAGCCCTTCTCAGATATTCTTAGGCAACGGTAGCGATGAAGCTATTGATTTGATCATAAGGATCTTCTGTGAGCCGGGGCAAGACCAGATCATTATCTCAGATCCTAGTTACGGCATGTATCAGGTATCCGCAGGCATAAACAATATCGAAGTCATTAAAGTACCACTCACTGAAAACTTTGAATTTTCTGCAAAAGAAATGCTTGGGGCAGTTCAGGATAAGACTAAAGTGGCGTTTTTATGTTCACCTAACAATCCATCTGGCAACTCTTTGGACACCTCTGAAGTTGAAGAATTTATTAAGTCATTTCAAGGGATAGTGGTAGTGGATGAAGCATATATAGATTTCGCATCCACCCCCAGCTTTACTGACAAACTAGATACCTTCCCTAACCTGATTGTAATGCAGACTTTCTCCAAAGCCTGGGGTATGGCAGGACTTAGATTAGGCATGGCCTATGCTTCGGAGGAAATTATTAGCCTATTCAATAAAGTAAAGCCTCCTTACAACATTAATACCCTTACTCAGAAAGCTGCTTTGGAAGCTTTAAATAATGAAGCAAAGGTGAAGCAGGAAATACAAATCATTTTGGAGCAAAGAGAATGGTTAAAAGAGCAACTTAGTGCTATCTCAATCACTGAAAAAATCTTTCCTTCGGATAGTAATTTCCTACTTGTTAAGTTCCAGGATGCTAAAGGATTATTTGATTTTCTAATTGAGAAAGAGATAATCGTTAGAGACAGAAGAAAAGTGAGATTTGGTGAGAATTGCTTAAGGATTACCGTAGGCACCGCTGATGAAAACAAGAAATTAATTACCGCTATCAAAACCTACCAAAAATGAAAAAAGCATTGTTTATAGATAGAGATGGAACCTTAATTTTGGAACCTGAAGATGAGCAAATCGATAGTCTGGAAAAACTAGAATATTATCCCGGCGTGTTTACTTGGCTAGGAAAAATCTGCAGAGAGATGGATTATGAACTGGTCATGATCACTAACCAGGATGGATTAGGTACAGAAACTTTTCCTGAAGACACTTTCTGGCCTGCTCATAATCGAATGCTGGAAACGCTTAAAAATGAAGGTATCGTCTTCAAAGATATTATTATTGATAGAACCAGGCCTGAAGATAAGCAGCCTACCAGAAAACCAGGGATCGCACTGCTTGGTAAATACACTGGTGGGGGCTATGATTTAGAAAAATCCTTTACTATCGGAGACAGAATTACTGATATCATTTTAGCTAAAAACCTGGGAGCTCAGGGGATTTTCATTAACGATGGCAGCTTAAAAAATCAGGTTAAGGATAATGAGGTTGAAAATAATTGCGCTCTGATAACTACCAGTTGGCAA
This genomic interval carries:
- the hisC gene encoding histidinol-phosphate transaminase — protein: MSIQQLVRPNIQALLPYSSARDEFTGNGEVFLDANENPFETEVNRYPDPYQRAIKEKLAPIKGVSPSQIFLGNGSDEAIDLIIRIFCEPGQDQIIISDPSYGMYQVSAGINNIEVIKVPLTENFEFSAKEMLGAVQDKTKVAFLCSPNNPSGNSLDTSEVEEFIKSFQGIVVVDEAYIDFASTPSFTDKLDTFPNLIVMQTFSKAWGMAGLRLGMAYASEEIISLFNKVKPPYNINTLTQKAALEALNNEAKVKQEIQIILEQREWLKEQLSAISITEKIFPSDSNFLLVKFQDAKGLFDFLIEKEIIVRDRRKVRFGENCLRITVGTADENKKLITAIKTYQK